In one Pseudomonadota bacterium genomic region, the following are encoded:
- a CDS encoding isoprenylcysteine carboxylmethyltransferase family protein: MFQASIEPWLLLAFFAVYFLIAFVWRSVWVWRETGINPYNSAGPDNTHRFSMRAFRILLVVLTLWLLASALFPELQAFAGPMEWLEDPVLTIMGWIMLGVALLWTALAEIHMGRSWRIGIDTGRAANLVTDGLFALSRNPVFLGMRLGLCGLFLVQPNALTLAIAVAGDILIQIQVRLEEAHLLKIHEEKYAEYRHSVRRWL, from the coding sequence ATGTTCCAGGCATCCATAGAACCCTGGCTGCTTCTGGCCTTTTTTGCAGTGTATTTCCTGATTGCCTTTGTGTGGCGGTCGGTGTGGGTGTGGCGAGAGACGGGCATCAACCCTTACAACTCTGCCGGGCCTGACAATACCCATCGCTTTTCCATGCGGGCGTTTCGTATTCTTTTGGTGGTCCTGACCCTGTGGCTGCTGGCCAGCGCATTGTTCCCTGAACTGCAGGCGTTCGCGGGGCCCATGGAATGGCTGGAGGACCCGGTTCTGACTATCATGGGCTGGATCATGCTTGGTGTTGCCCTGCTGTGGACAGCACTGGCCGAGATTCATATGGGCCGGTCCTGGCGCATCGGCATTGATACAGGCCGCGCCGCAAACCTGGTCACAGACGGCCTGTTCGCCCTGTCGCGCAATCCTGTTTTTCTGGGTATGCGCCTGGGACTGTGTGGCCTGTTTCTGGTCCAGCCCAACGCCCTCACACTGGCCATCGCCGTGGCCGGAGACATCCTGATACAGATCCAGGTCCGGCTGGAGGAGGCGCATCTTCTGAAAATACACGAAGAAAAATACGCGGAATACCGCCACAGCGTCCGGCGCTGGCTCTGA